The genome window taaaatttataaaaactaaataacctacagtattattactgtattgcttttacatctaaaataaacatttcccaAATAAGGTCTATATGAGTCTTCTCAGCCATCCAGGACATGGAACCTTTCCCTCCTCCCCCcataaaaaggtttaaagcaACTTcaattataatttaaatttcaCATAACTTGTATTAAGAGCCACTGCAATAAGTCAACATttatgagtaattttattaaagtGGAGTTACTCATTAAAACTTGTCTTTAGTCAGAGCCTTAAGTTTTTCTAAAGGCGTAGCAGAGACAAGATCTGTGACTCTGAACCAAACTGATATCTAAATAACATTTGAATCTTAGTTTGACTTCTTTGGGTCTCAACAGGTTgttcactgagaaaaaaaaacacatttgatatGTGTAACCcagtatttaaaaacacaagaaaaaaataatagatgttGATTCAATGTCTTATTCTACCAAAATAGCTAAAAGGTAATTAcgtaaatcttcaaaaaaatgtgaaatatgcttTTAGTGTTAGCTTCTATTGACAGATTAGGCAGCCAATGGCTGGCGCGGTCTGGTTTCGTGTCGGCCAATGGGGTTGATCGTCCCGCCCCTTTTTAACAGCTGACGGTTGTTTCGCTGCGAACGCTTGAGAGCTAACAGCTGACGGTCGTTTCCGTAAGAGGTAGAAAGAAATTGACGAATCTGGAAATTGGTAaggaaaacaatattaatataaattcaCTAAATATATAATTCAAAATACTACATTCGGTTTTATTAGATCTCGGAGGGTTTCCCCCGTGAACAGCTGAAGCCCGAAAAATAGCCGTTGACAGCTCGGAGCATCGGTGAGTCATCGCACGCGCTCGGCAGTTGGTTAAGTAAATTTGGTGAAAATTGGCTAAAATAcctattaaattataaaatttaatataaaataaaattgattgtaagattttgtattgttattgttgtgtatgttgtatttgttttatgtaattgcatttattttaagattgaatgtatattatattctttttttaccacATATAAGCTAATCTATTTAGTTTTACTAATATGTTGGAAAAATTGTGTTCTGTTAACTTGTTGTTAtacaacatgaaagaaaaaaataagaagaacttgagaaatgattaaatagCATCTTatgtgctaaaatgttttactttggccTTGTTataggtcaggtttttttttttggagtttgtaCAGTACACTTTTGGCTTGGAGGGCCAAAGATTCCAAGACCCTCTTCACCTGAAACTGGATGGCGAGCCCCAGCCCAGAGGACCAGGCGCACGGGTAGATAGTGACCCGACTGGTCACCAGCTGAGAGACTTTGAGACTGAAGAATTAATTCATTGGAGACTGaagtattcaatttatttatttatttttttttttttaaagcgcgcagtatttgtttgtctgttttaaatgtggatccacaattgtttattatattaaatatttgctcttttcttgtAGACACTgtgtgttctgttgttgctcaCAGCTGGGTTCCCTAGAATTTAATATCTTCTGATTAGGCCCAACTTcctatatatatagtataaattaattaacctgTTTTTGTGAGTTGCAGGTTACATATGCATTGATATTTACCagtcatttttggtcctgcagcttgGACATGTAGGGCAGTGGCTTAAATATGTCAGCAGATGCCACCAAAATATTAGATTTGTTCTTTGAGTTGTGGAAGTCGGTGAAGTGTGTCCGTTGAAGAACACCGTACTTGGCGTCTGTTACGGTGCGCTGGCAGTACAACGGtcagtatttgctgtgaattctgaAGGTAAGCAATGCTGACCGCCAGCTCCTCAATGTagccaaatgttacttttaatgtccAAGTAGTTAGTTTTGTatcgttttgtcttttttcttctttttttttttaatatatgctgtatctgttaaacaaaaaaaagaaaagaatgataaTAATAACTGCGTTAATGAGACTTATATTGACACGcagtatttgctgtgaattctgaAGGTGAAGCCGCTGCGCTGTCGGTTGGTCCGAATAAACGGTCTGAACCACGATCTCAACCGCCGTGTGTGTCCGATTTATGCCTCAAGTTTCCTTCCGACAACcaccattaaagaaaacacaacgcaGAGTCTAAGGAACAGCGAGGTGTCGTCTCACACGGACAGGGttacagacacaataaaaaaattgtataccacattttactttacattttattgtaactttgctgacccccccccccaaaaaaaaattgctcttaaGAAATTTCCCTGTTTATGGTCCCCCCAATAATGAAATGGAATTTGTTCCCttgattgaaatattttttatttcttggatTTCATTATTGGGTGGGGGTTATAGGTTTGGCATATTTAAAAAGTGGTGTAATTCAGCAGGTCTGTGTGgatgaacatttttcttaaaccaaTCGGGtggatgaaattattttatagaaaCAAATATCTCCGTTAcgttgttttaaaaagattctAGGCCTCAGTCTAATCTAGTGCAGTGAAATCTGAATTCACATCAAACTCCACTCTTGAAGCTCTCTATACATCAATGGAGATGAGCTTCTTACCTCAGTTACATGCATTAGCACAAGATTACAGCATCATTCACAGCAACATCACTGCCTCAGccagatgtttttaatgaaaccaATGTGTGAAGTGAGCTTTTCTTCACACCTTAAAATGCtatattcagacaaaaaatgaTTTGAGATTATGTGGTTAAGGGTTACAAAGCGTGTTAACTGGATGCCAGTACTAGAAGGGGaaagaacagaataaaaaacacgTCTAATTGGTTTGTAGACATAAGGCAATGCAAGACCAAATAATTCAAATACATCTGTGGTTGGTTTCCATACATTTATATGACATGTTCTGTTGATTATCAAAAATCCTCAGGTGTTTTGATCCATGTTGTATGTAAAATCAAAACTAACAAACTGTCTCTTtgcaaatattacagaaaaatatcTGGCCATGCATAAATTAACACTATAAACACATACTCAACTGCAACTGAAATGTAATTACAACACTGAACGATTAAAATAGTCAGCCACAGTGCAAATGGTCCAAGTGAAATGTTAACATTGGAcaattaactttaataaaacatttgaaacatttacagcaTTTATTTATCTCCCATAATTCTAATATCActcaaaaattattaaaataatacactTTATACCCCTTCAGTCTTTGTGTATGAGTTCACCTCTCACCAGCAACAGGCGGGGGGGAAGGGGGAAGGGGTCAGTGGTTCTCAACTATCAAACATGCCTGATTCAGAAAAATGGTTGTACAGTTAATTCAATACACAACgctaaatttacaataaaagaaTTATaattaacaatatatatatatttaaagtacAACAGCATTGCAGTTGATCCACATTCTAgtatattggaaaaaaaaagaataagaggAATGCTACCAGCATATATGGTACCTTAAACttgaataaatggaaaaatatccttaaaatgtctttacaAGACATAAATATTATCTCTGAGTGGAAGAGCATTGATAAAGCAAAgtcttacaaataaaactctgagCTATGGACAATTAAACAGTCCACAGATCTATAGAAGATACCTCACAGTATAGGGGATTCATTTACCTCAATAATAAAGCCAAATGTTAGGTTCTATCCAAAGCGCATTTGggttaaaatgaagaaaaacttattttgtcTAAAAAAGGAACTGATCACAAGGCACCACAGATAATAGTAATAGGGCAAAAGGTTCATTAGATCTGCATACACAGAGATATGATAAAGAAGGTCAAGGCATTTTGTGTTGCATAATTTAGCTACACAAAGTACTCTGCGTTTATATATCACTGCATTTGCAGTGGGTAAAATAAGTATTAGTcaacatatttaaacatgtaaacatatttctaaagGTGCTATTGACATGAAATTTTCATCAAGTGTTGCTAACAACCCAAGAAAGCCATACAtagaaagaaatcaaaacaaatcagttcaGAAATTAATTATTGTGCAATAATGTAAATGAcacagggaaaaaaactgtattttaggtttctgtgttgtcctgtctaccccatgattgttcccagctgtgtctcgttccctgattactctctgtgtttttaatgcCACCAGtatttctgtgtctttgtcgggtccttgtccaTTCTGTCTCGTCCTGTCGTGTCTAGTTTGGGATTTGCCAGTTGCTACCAGCGGTGAGCCTAGCCATTCTGCTCACCCTGTGCTGCCTGgtattttagattatttgtgcatttgtcttcattaaaatcataatttctcTCGGCGTCTGCCTCAACCACTTCACACTGCAGCTCCTGACATTTACAATGTCCAACTCTGAGTGtctttaaatttaagttttctATAGACTCgtttatggatttatttatagattataGTATTTCCATGTACatgcctgtttttattttacaataagatcatatttaatttacttACAATATAAGACACACATATAATATTGGCTATACTAATAGTTAACACTTTGGATGGAGTAGCTTGTGAACAAATAAGAAATTTTACATTGGccatcaataaagtatattctattctagtgaccatttatcaaataaaaatgtaaattaaaaaattgcttttataaaagttacatactgcagcatGTTCAGtactttttacataatttaatttctaaaactatttctttggtttctttCCATGTATGGATTACGTGGGTTGTTACCAACACATGGTAAAAATTTCATGTTAATAGCACCTTTAGAAATATGtttagtataaaaaaaatgatatgcTCAATACTTATTTGAcctgctgtatttttaaaaaataaaatttcaaattcatctttaatctttcaaaaaggtaaaataaactTGAGAATATATCAAGTAAAATTTGAGAACTTCTGATATGCATGACCCTTTTCCTCATTCTGTTGACTGTTAATCATTTACAGGATTCCTTCTGTTAGAGTTTATAAATTAACCAACATGTACTGAATTAACCAGTGTTAGATATTTGGCATTTTCTAACTTTCCTAAAGCTTcaatattagttgtttttttaaatagaatacATGGCATAGTGAATAGGCCGGACACTTGGTTactcagggtttccctcagaaaAGCCCGGTGGTCGGGGCCCCGAGGCGGTCCACCAGTGgcccaccatgtttttgtatcaaAAGATATTAAGTTGACAAGAAATGTAAAGTATTACTGAGTAAATTATGTATGTTATTGGAAGACATTGTCGACAATACCTAAACACACaactataattttaaaaacaaaaaatactatataaaaaaatttgcattttgtgcATACCCGTTAAATCCCAAATAAATCCTGATCACATTTAGAACCGACCCAAATGAACTCAGTAGCTGCTCAAGGCCCCCAAGACCTCCAGGAGGGCcataaatgttaacattttaacacaaaatacagatataattttttttacatttgtttgttgaGAATGACAATGCTGTCAAATTTAATGCTTTCAGCACAGATAAACTAATATGAAACTTAAATTGCTTTACATTTAACTGAGATTTTAATGAGCTGGTAAGTTTACTTTGTAGAAGTGCAAAGAACAATCTTCATAgatagattgttttgttaccatagctacaATCTCATTctatgagtttaatctttgagtttgagctctgttgATCACAAAACTTTCTCAGCAAATTACAGTTATCACTGACTGCTTTTAAACTTGGCCAGTTAAACCATGTCCTCTCCCAGATTTTACTAAATTTAAACTGCAGTGccgttagaggtgctgatgcaCAACTTGCACCTACCTTGCATGATGAGCTAAATCCACTGCACGCCGCATCTCTCTGCTGGATACAAGGGTCAAACggggagatttaatttatgtcGCTCTAGTAGAGACAAAGCTGTTCTATTTTGTGTCTGTGAGTTTATAATAAGTGCCACAGAGACTGTTTTGCTAGTCCGGACATTATGGGACGAGTTTTTCCGATCTCCGCACAGCAACTCTGCCTGACTGAAACAGCATTTGATATGGCGCAGTTTGGTGCATTGTGCGgttgcataaaacaaaaaacaaacaaaaagaccaGCATGCTGCATGACTATGAGGAAAGTGCAACAGCTCCTCTACCTTTACCACTATCCCACTAACGCACTGCCTCACCGAGGAACACATATAAACTTTATCAGAGCAGATAATAATTATGTTTGTGGCCCAACGCTGGGCCAGCATGTGTGAGATGGAAACGCCACACATACtgtaattctttgttcacaaagatataTCATTCTCATTCCACTGCACCCACATTTGAAAGTGCAACTATAGGTTATATTTATGTTGCAAATTGAGCTAGCGCAAACAGAGCAAGCAGTGAAGTGACTTTCAAACTTGATTCCTACCTTACTGAAGTATTCTCCAAAGAAACATGATTCCTCACAGTGGGTTGATTTAAATGCAGGTTAAGCTTCTCGAAAAGAACAAATGCCAAAACATCTAGTGTGAGTGAAATACTCAATACTCGCAATCCGCGACGAGGTAAACTTGATAGATTGAGCTGCAGTAGCGCAGTAGGCGGCCAACAGGCGCCAGTGGTGTGATTGGTGCGCATTGGCAGCTTCATGCCCTGTTCAATGCATAAATCCCTTTCAGGAATGATTCTGTTCTTTTGGTGAAAAGCTCAGACCAACAAAGATACTTTGTTGAGCTGAGCAAAGCATCTTTACTATTTTTGCTTTATGCggggtataaaaaaaaataaataaaagcaattattttttttctaagaaaaacatCAGTGGTTGGCCTGGTGGGGGGGAGCAAGTAAAGCCGGGCAGCCCAAcgggcttataatacactggggaaaaCCCTGGTTGCTCTTTGCCTCAAATGTCTTTAAGAGATTTTACAGCTTTGGCCAGGTTGCTGTAGAACTCGGTCATGCTGGATGGGAAAAATGAGTCAACCACAGAGCGCGGAAGGAGGCCACTCAGGTCTGTCTGGAAGAAACTGGACACTTGAGTTTTGCTGGGCTCCCTGAAAATTATTTcacacaaagaaagagaaattgaacaagtaaaaaaataaaataagctacaCATATGTGTGTGTAGGGCTGGGGGATATGAGGGAAATCTAATATCCTGATATCGTTTTGCTATATCATGATACACGATATGTATCACAATATTCTTAAATGAGCtccaatgttattttaaactagACTCCTTGCAGCATGATGTCACCCATGTAAGTTCCTGCACCCATTTCCTTGCTAGACTTAAGTGTAAGTTCATATAAAAAGGGATGCAGTGTTTTGCTATGTAATGTCTACACTAAGATTAGATAACAAGGTGAGAAATACATTATAATTACgaaaaaaatagcaaagcagagtaggtcagttatgcttgactttgacaaacctaacatatactgtagatgtgctgtggaataaggtgtgttttggttcagcttaaaaataaaaaaggcgcCCTACACAAACTGACACATCATCAGTAAAGGAGTGTTTAAATTATCTAATCAACCACAGCTGTGTTAGTTTGGCTAATAGCAGCGGTGGCTAATCGACCACAgggatcacttattaataatcgcaaaatacacatcaagtcaaaaatcataaaactgtaacaaactgaatgttctgttctatGTGGGGGTAATGTTTGAGAGCTGAATCTTGATTCAGCaccaaacaacaacataaagttccgttgtcagttgctatggcaatgaCAACAAGTCTGCGTGAAGGGACTAGTGATGCATTTATAGGGTGTCGGATAAACCATACTTGCAGTGCATTTGACGGCgaaagtttattatttgaacAACAATTTACACTCGATAGTTGCCATTAATTATCGTAAATATAGCCATTTTAATCATCgtaaattgaaaatattgcGATACATCGCGTATACTCAATACATCGCCCAGccctatgtgtgtgtgtccttatCGGTAATCTCACCCTGAGACGGGGATACAAATGCAGCCACAGGCATGGTTGAATCCTCTTACATAGCCAGGGTGGGGAGGACAACTAGGATGAATCACATTGGTCGCTGttgaatgttaaataaaaaggattaaaatCCACGTCAAACTGACACAATTATATGGCTTTATGACCAATGTTATACATCACTACCTCTACACTTAACACAATTTGCTTGTTCTTGCAAAATCttgccaacacacacacacacacacaaatggcCACCATCACATGAACTGCCATCATCTAAGCAAGAGTTGAGTACgttgtgaaaatatacaaaaaaatcaatatacAATATACACCATATACAAAAATTTAActaatttcaaatgaaaaataaaaccctaaaaGACCAAGAAGACATTAAATTACGCACCATTAGATGAAATGCTGCCATCTTCATATTG of Xiphophorus couchianus chromosome 4, X_couchianus-1.0, whole genome shotgun sequence contains these proteins:
- the stard5 gene encoding stAR-related lipid transfer protein 5 isoform X2, producing MNLGGRSAENRYKGEGIVSGTPENVWECLKPVPNGLRVKWDSNVKRFELLEQIKEDISICRTVTPSAAMGIIAPRDFVDVILVKQYEDGSISSNATNVIHPSCPPHPGYVRGFNHACGCICIPVSGEPSKTQVSSFFQTDLSGLLPRSVVDSFFPSSMTEFYSNLAKAVKSLKDI